One genomic segment of Natrononativus amylolyticus includes these proteins:
- a CDS encoding MTH1187 family thiamine-binding protein, with protein sequence MTVIGFLSTAPVTEDSMAGEVAKAVDALEAYDVAYETTPMGTTIEADDVGELFAAAQAAHEAVDGDRVSTLLKIDDKRTQDGSAREKVESVEAELGREARGGE encoded by the coding sequence ATGACGGTAATCGGCTTTCTGAGCACGGCACCGGTCACCGAAGACAGCATGGCGGGCGAGGTGGCGAAGGCGGTCGACGCCCTCGAGGCGTACGACGTCGCCTACGAGACGACGCCCATGGGAACGACGATCGAGGCCGACGACGTCGGTGAGCTGTTCGCCGCGGCCCAGGCCGCCCACGAGGCCGTCGACGGCGACCGCGTGAGCACCCTGCTGAAGATCGACGACAAGCGCACGCAGGACGGTTCCGCCCGGGAGAAAGTCGAGTCGGTCGAGGCCGAACTGGGGCGCGAGGCCAGGGGCGGCGAGTGA
- a CDS encoding RDD family protein, with protein sequence MLGGIGWLYLGALVSYFGYFIVCEGLFGKTAGKHAAGVIVVRVDGTPITMRQAIVRNLLRFVDGFFSYAVGLVTMLLTDDRKRLGDVAADTLVVEER encoded by the coding sequence GTGCTGGGCGGGATCGGCTGGCTGTATCTCGGTGCGCTCGTGAGCTACTTCGGGTACTTCATCGTCTGTGAGGGACTGTTCGGAAAAACCGCCGGAAAGCACGCGGCCGGCGTGATCGTCGTTCGCGTCGACGGAACGCCGATCACGATGCGGCAGGCGATCGTTCGAAACCTGCTCCGGTTCGTCGACGGATTCTTCAGCTACGCCGTCGGGCTCGTGACCATGTTGCTCACCGACGATCGGAAGCGACTCGGCGACGTTGCCGCGGACACGCTCGTCGTCGAGGAGCGCTGA
- a CDS encoding GTPBP1 family GTP-binding protein, protein MSRDRALLERALERGEQDGGNIEFKERLLRNVHLEGGRRESLAAQLRHRVLSGDGEATYVVGVTDDGGLAGIDPDSFSESMDVLSLLAEEADAHIDDVQTWGVGEGLVGVATIREGAVLETDDEHIVVGTAGHVDHGKSTLIGSLVTGNADDGDGATRAFLDVQPHEVERGLSADLSYAVYGFDDDGPVHVRNPNRKQERARVVEEADRLVSFVDTVGHEPWLRTTIRGLVGQKLDYGLLVVAADDGPTRTTREHLGVLLATELPTIVVITKTDVVDDERVEAVEREVERLLREVGKSPLRVARHGVDAAVAEIGDTVVPIVETSALTMDGLETLDELFDRLPKTGAEDGEFRMYVDRSYSVTGVGAVASGTVMAGEVEAGDELLLGPMPDGRFRQVEVRSIEMHYHRVDTAQAGRIVGIALKGVTESAIERGMVLLPADADPSPVREFEAEVMVLNHPTRIGDGYEPVIHLETIGEAARFTPDNGRLLPGDTGTTRVRFKFRPYLVEEGQKFVFREGRSKGVGTVTEVYPAD, encoded by the coding sequence ATGAGCCGTGACCGGGCTCTGCTCGAGCGGGCCCTGGAACGTGGGGAACAGGACGGTGGCAATATCGAGTTCAAGGAACGGCTGCTCCGGAACGTCCACCTCGAGGGCGGCCGCCGCGAGAGCCTGGCCGCACAGCTCCGTCACCGCGTTCTCTCCGGCGACGGCGAGGCAACGTACGTCGTCGGCGTCACCGACGACGGCGGCCTCGCCGGGATCGACCCAGACTCCTTCTCCGAGTCGATGGACGTCCTCTCGCTGCTCGCCGAGGAGGCCGACGCCCACATCGACGACGTCCAGACCTGGGGCGTCGGCGAGGGGCTGGTCGGCGTCGCGACGATCCGAGAGGGGGCGGTCCTCGAGACGGACGACGAACACATCGTCGTGGGCACCGCCGGACACGTCGATCACGGCAAGAGTACGCTCATCGGCTCGCTCGTGACCGGCAACGCCGACGACGGCGACGGCGCGACGCGGGCGTTCCTCGACGTCCAGCCCCACGAAGTCGAGCGGGGGCTCTCCGCCGACCTCTCGTACGCGGTGTACGGCTTCGACGACGACGGACCGGTCCACGTCCGGAACCCGAACCGGAAACAGGAGCGCGCTCGAGTCGTCGAGGAGGCAGACCGGCTGGTGTCGTTCGTCGACACCGTGGGCCACGAGCCCTGGCTGCGAACCACGATCCGGGGACTCGTCGGGCAGAAACTCGACTACGGGCTGCTCGTCGTCGCCGCCGACGACGGCCCCACGCGGACGACGCGCGAACACCTCGGGGTGTTGCTCGCGACCGAACTGCCGACGATCGTCGTCATCACCAAGACGGACGTCGTCGACGACGAGCGCGTCGAGGCGGTCGAGCGCGAGGTCGAACGCCTCCTCCGCGAGGTCGGCAAGTCCCCCCTGCGCGTCGCCCGCCACGGCGTCGACGCCGCGGTCGCGGAGATCGGCGACACCGTCGTTCCGATCGTCGAGACCAGCGCGCTGACGATGGACGGCCTCGAGACGCTCGACGAGCTGTTCGACCGGCTTCCGAAGACCGGCGCCGAGGACGGCGAGTTCCGCATGTACGTCGACCGCAGCTACTCCGTCACGGGCGTCGGCGCGGTCGCCTCCGGCACCGTGATGGCCGGCGAGGTCGAAGCCGGCGACGAACTCCTGCTGGGGCCGATGCCCGACGGCCGCTTTCGGCAAGTCGAGGTGCGCTCGATCGAGATGCACTACCACCGCGTCGACACCGCCCAGGCCGGTCGGATCGTCGGCATCGCCCTGAAGGGCGTCACGGAGAGCGCGATCGAGCGCGGGATGGTGTTGCTGCCGGCCGACGCCGATCCAAGCCCGGTCCGGGAGTTCGAGGCCGAGGTGATGGTGCTCAACCACCCCACCCGGATCGGCGACGGCTACGAACCGGTTATCCACCTCGAGACGATCGGCGAGGCGGCCCGCTTCACCCCCGACAACGGCCGCCTGTTGCCGGGTGACACCGGGACGACCCGGGTCCGGTTCAAGTTCCGGCCGTATCTGGTCGAGGAGGGCCAGAAGTTCGTCTTCCGTGAGGGCCGGAGCAAGGGCGTCGGTACCGTCACCGAGGTGTACCCGGCGGACTGA
- a CDS encoding heavy-metal-associated domain-containing protein encodes MEQTTLEVRGMACDGCEQNVTETLEALEGVSSATASHADDQVRIEHDGAVVDVTALGGAIKDAGYEVA; translated from the coding sequence ATGGAGCAGACGACACTCGAGGTACGCGGGATGGCCTGTGACGGCTGCGAACAGAACGTGACCGAGACCCTCGAAGCGCTCGAGGGGGTCTCGTCGGCGACGGCGAGCCACGCGGACGACCAGGTGCGAATCGAGCACGACGGCGCCGTCGTCGACGTCACCGCGCTGGGCGGCGCGATCAAGGACGCCGGCTACGAGGTCGCCTGA
- a CDS encoding DUF7504 family protein, translating into MTNDRSSRTPPSRADVPPLEATADPLSADGCTSVGIATISMVAAAVGTRPLELPPLNEAVDMDALDSLFAAAPEDSRWPLVEFTYAGHRVRITPDDGPELVDDGAVRPPVDRPWPHVTPIEAAPHRSLMADVVVALSDRSEYEPATLRDELAESVDFDALEAVSRPRANGIDRTGASVRFSVLGFDVVVDSGGRVAVGSALDRFAHAGGNVLVLGDVPDALVESACAGVADRSHDRHLLAVLDRDVESVAGGLPAADATSAHVVNHVTALRSAASAFPGGETNVPLSVTDVSGDLEDVREVIEAKLDALAPTTADEPPLCVAVTSLRPVVESRDDEEARSFLEPICAAVTEQRAVGSYVLPVGRETAPVPTIEPLFDATLELRVHGTAAQRRWHFHGSSHTTDWSPLHDG; encoded by the coding sequence ATGACGAACGACCGTTCCTCGCGAACGCCGCCCTCCAGAGCCGACGTCCCGCCGCTCGAGGCCACGGCCGACCCGCTCTCTGCGGACGGCTGTACCAGCGTCGGGATCGCGACGATCTCGATGGTTGCGGCCGCAGTCGGAACGAGGCCGCTGGAGCTGCCGCCGCTGAACGAGGCCGTCGACATGGACGCCCTCGATTCGTTGTTCGCGGCGGCGCCGGAGGACTCCCGCTGGCCGCTCGTCGAGTTCACCTACGCGGGCCACCGCGTCCGAATTACGCCCGACGACGGGCCCGAACTCGTCGACGACGGGGCCGTCCGTCCGCCCGTCGACCGGCCCTGGCCGCACGTGACGCCGATCGAAGCCGCACCCCACCGGTCCCTGATGGCCGACGTCGTCGTCGCGCTGTCGGATCGCTCTGAGTACGAGCCCGCGACCCTCCGGGACGAACTCGCCGAGTCGGTCGATTTCGACGCGCTCGAGGCGGTAAGCCGACCCCGCGCGAACGGCATCGATCGGACGGGCGCGTCGGTGCGGTTCTCGGTCCTCGGATTCGACGTCGTCGTCGACTCCGGTGGCCGGGTCGCCGTCGGCTCCGCGCTCGATCGGTTCGCCCACGCGGGCGGGAACGTGCTGGTTCTCGGTGACGTTCCGGACGCGCTCGTCGAATCCGCCTGCGCCGGCGTCGCCGACCGGTCACACGACCGCCACCTGCTCGCGGTGCTCGACCGGGACGTCGAGAGCGTCGCCGGCGGCCTCCCGGCGGCGGACGCGACGTCGGCACACGTCGTCAACCACGTGACCGCGCTGCGGTCGGCCGCGAGCGCGTTCCCGGGGGGCGAGACGAACGTTCCGCTGTCGGTGACCGACGTGTCGGGCGACCTCGAGGACGTTCGCGAGGTCATCGAGGCGAAACTCGACGCCCTCGCCCCGACCACCGCGGACGAACCGCCGCTCTGCGTGGCGGTCACGTCGCTCCGGCCCGTCGTCGAGAGCCGGGACGACGAGGAGGCCCGCTCGTTCCTCGAGCCGATCTGTGCGGCGGTCACCGAACAGCGGGCGGTCGGAAGCTACGTCCTGCCGGTCGGCCGGGAGACAGCACCCGTTCCGACGATCGAACCCCTGTTCGACGCCACCCTCGAGTTGCGCGTCCACGGGACGGCGGCCCAGCGCCGCTGGCACTTCCACGGCAGCTCTCACACGACCGACTGGAGCCCCCTTCACGACGGATGA
- a CDS encoding DUF7344 domain-containing protein, with amino-acid sequence MADRRTEDTDSSQSTDRGFVSPAFEREDGIDDLLALLSHRRRRRVLYYLSDRELADVGEVAAAVAAREADLEAERVSDEARTAVAIDLSHNHLPKLADRGVVDYDRRSGAVRWTTPPEALATLLECCRSLEDDYSERRS; translated from the coding sequence ATGGCCGATCGCCGAACGGAAGACACCGACAGCTCACAGTCGACGGACCGTGGGTTCGTCTCCCCCGCATTCGAGCGTGAAGACGGTATCGACGACCTCCTGGCGCTTCTGAGCCACCGTCGGCGCCGCCGCGTGCTGTACTACCTCTCGGATCGCGAGCTCGCAGACGTCGGGGAAGTCGCAGCGGCGGTCGCCGCCCGGGAGGCGGACCTCGAGGCCGAGCGGGTGAGCGACGAGGCGCGGACGGCCGTCGCCATCGATCTCTCTCACAACCACCTTCCGAAGCTCGCCGACCGGGGCGTCGTCGACTACGACCGCCGGAGCGGCGCCGTCAGGTGGACCACGCCGCCGGAGGCGCTCGCGACGCTGCTCGAGTGCTGTCGGTCGCTCGAGGACGACTACTCCGAGAGGCGATCGTAG
- a CDS encoding NAD-dependent epimerase/dehydratase family protein, with protein MVSIFVAGSTGVLGRRLVPQLTAAGHDAIGLVRDDAGAALVRDLSGEPRRGDVLEPATLVDAADGADVVIHAATAVPTATKPTAADWERNDRIRREGTRNLLAAAETVGADRFLLQSIVWLARQPDGRAFDEDATAHPDRTTASALEAERLLTETAETSGLEACTLRCGWFYAHDAVHTRRIGRRLLARRLPIIGAGLLGREDATLSYCHADDAASAFVAAAEGEATGTYHVVDDRPAPFAAFLRGLADRLEAPPPRRIPGWMARPLVGRDTVRLLTSGMPTTNERFGEAFDWEPALPTCGRGLERVVDRWLETGTLREDGDGYEWSGESAAQTQGSVSNSESDSRT; from the coding sequence ATGGTATCCATCTTCGTCGCCGGCTCGACTGGCGTACTCGGCCGGCGGCTTGTCCCGCAACTGACGGCCGCGGGCCACGACGCGATCGGACTGGTCCGAGACGACGCCGGCGCCGCCCTCGTTCGCGACCTGAGCGGAGAGCCGCGGCGGGGGGACGTCCTCGAGCCCGCCACCCTCGTCGATGCCGCCGATGGTGCGGACGTCGTGATCCACGCTGCGACGGCGGTCCCGACCGCGACGAAGCCGACCGCGGCCGACTGGGAGCGAAACGACCGGATCCGACGCGAGGGGACGCGAAACCTCCTCGCAGCGGCCGAAACCGTCGGCGCCGACCGGTTTCTCCTCCAGAGTATCGTCTGGCTCGCCCGCCAGCCGGACGGACGCGCGTTCGACGAGGACGCGACGGCCCACCCCGACCGCACTACCGCATCGGCGCTCGAGGCCGAACGGCTGCTCACCGAAACGGCCGAGACGAGCGGACTCGAGGCCTGCACGCTGCGCTGTGGTTGGTTCTACGCGCACGACGCCGTCCACACCCGCCGGATCGGGCGCCGGCTGCTCGCTCGGCGACTGCCGATCATCGGCGCCGGCCTCCTCGGGCGCGAGGACGCGACGCTGTCGTACTGTCACGCCGACGACGCGGCGAGCGCGTTCGTCGCCGCCGCCGAGGGAGAGGCCACCGGAACCTACCACGTCGTCGACGATCGTCCGGCCCCGTTCGCGGCGTTCCTCCGGGGGTTGGCCGACCGGCTCGAGGCCCCGCCGCCGCGGCGAATCCCGGGGTGGATGGCCCGGCCGCTGGTGGGCCGAGACACCGTCCGCCTGCTGACCAGCGGGATGCCGACGACCAACGAGCGGTTCGGCGAGGCGTTCGACTGGGAGCCGGCGCTTCCGACCTGCGGACGCGGTCTCGAGCGAGTGGTCGACCGGTGGCTCGAGACGGGGACGCTTCGCGAGGACGGCGACGGCTACGAGTGGAGCGGTGAGAGCGCCGCTCAGACCCAGGGGAGCGTCTCGAACTCCGAAAGCGACTCGAGGACGTAG
- a CDS encoding aldo/keto reductase, translating to MVSLEELSAEYCPTANGMPMLGLGTWQNTDSEQCVESVATAIETGYRHVDTAQAYDNERAVGEGIAAADVDRDELFLATKVWKSNLAYDDVLETARDSLDRLGVDYVDLLYVHWPADAYDPEETLAAFDELYDEGLIRNVGVSNFEPEELEVAAGTLEAPIFANQIELHPMLSQDHIREACDNYDVEVVAYSPLARGAVFDRPEIQEIARKHDVSEVQVSLAWLREKGVTAIPKATGREHIEDNWKSLALELDREDLNTLDGIDATNRVVDPAFGPWN from the coding sequence ATGGTATCTCTCGAGGAGCTATCCGCCGAGTACTGCCCCACCGCCAACGGCATGCCGATGCTCGGCCTCGGCACCTGGCAGAACACGGATTCCGAACAGTGCGTCGAGAGCGTCGCGACCGCGATCGAGACCGGTTACCGCCACGTCGACACCGCACAGGCCTACGACAACGAGCGGGCGGTCGGCGAGGGGATCGCCGCCGCGGACGTCGACCGGGATGAGCTCTTCCTCGCGACCAAGGTCTGGAAGTCGAACCTCGCTTACGACGACGTCCTCGAGACCGCCCGCGACAGCCTCGACCGGCTCGGCGTCGACTACGTCGACCTGCTGTACGTCCACTGGCCCGCCGACGCGTACGACCCCGAAGAAACCCTCGCCGCGTTCGACGAACTGTACGACGAGGGGCTGATCCGCAACGTCGGCGTCAGCAACTTCGAACCCGAAGAGCTCGAGGTCGCCGCCGGGACACTCGAGGCGCCGATCTTCGCGAATCAGATCGAACTCCACCCGATGCTCTCCCAGGACCACATCCGGGAGGCCTGCGATAACTACGACGTCGAGGTCGTCGCGTACTCGCCGCTGGCCCGCGGCGCCGTGTTCGACCGGCCCGAGATCCAGGAGATCGCTCGCAAACACGACGTCAGCGAGGTCCAGGTCAGCCTGGCCTGGCTGCGCGAGAAGGGGGTTACCGCGATTCCGAAAGCCACCGGTCGAGAGCACATCGAGGACAACTGGAAGTCGCTGGCGCTCGAGCTGGATCGGGAGGATCTCAACACGCTCGACGGTATCGACGCGACGAATCGCGTCGTCGACCCCGCGTTCGGTCCCTGGAACTGA
- a CDS encoding HalOD1 output domain-containing protein, whose amino-acid sequence MQTELPPSTERSDFEYDQTNDRYVFHYDRGGSATLTATIVHALATITEVDVSQGEFSLYDSIDPDALERLFRSKADGSERTGGHVAFTALECDVYVYADGEILIYPPEAATAPARPRPR is encoded by the coding sequence ATGCAAACGGAACTTCCCCCCTCCACCGAGCGCAGCGATTTCGAGTACGACCAGACGAACGACCGGTACGTGTTCCACTACGACCGCGGCGGCAGCGCGACGTTAACCGCGACGATCGTTCACGCACTGGCGACGATCACCGAGGTCGACGTCTCCCAGGGAGAGTTCTCCCTCTACGACAGCATCGATCCGGACGCCTTAGAGCGCCTGTTCCGCTCGAAAGCCGACGGCTCCGAGCGGACCGGCGGCCACGTCGCGTTCACCGCCCTCGAGTGTGACGTCTACGTGTACGCCGACGGCGAGATCCTGATCTACCCGCCGGAAGCGGCGACCGCACCGGCCCGACCGCGGCCCCGCTGA
- a CDS encoding J domain-containing protein, translated as MHRSPLILGLAAVFAGLTALLTIGAVVSGQPIALFVAAPLGLTSYFMYYHGSGQLARAIRHQRHARRRRSDSGDRGGFGAGPRTRRGPRTRAERTARARSRFGTGDRTAGAGGRAPPSSSGPTRSQARSVLGVSADAGQADIRSAYREKVKEVHPDRGGDEAEFKRVTAAYDRLSE; from the coding sequence GTGCACCGTTCTCCCCTGATCCTCGGGCTCGCCGCGGTGTTCGCGGGGCTGACCGCCCTGCTCACCATCGGCGCGGTCGTGAGCGGCCAACCCATCGCGCTGTTCGTCGCGGCCCCGCTCGGACTGACGAGCTACTTCATGTACTACCACGGGAGCGGCCAGCTCGCCCGGGCGATCCGTCACCAGCGACACGCGCGGCGCCGCCGGAGCGACTCCGGGGACCGCGGCGGCTTCGGCGCCGGGCCGCGGACGCGTCGCGGCCCGCGGACCCGCGCGGAGCGGACGGCACGAGCGCGAAGCCGGTTCGGAACCGGCGACCGAACTGCCGGCGCCGGCGGCCGGGCCCCGCCGTCCTCGAGCGGGCCGACCCGATCGCAGGCGCGGTCGGTGCTCGGGGTCTCGGCCGACGCCGGACAGGCCGACATCCGCAGCGCCTACCGGGAGAAAGTAAAGGAAGTCCACCCCGACCGGGGCGGCGACGAGGCCGAGTTCAAGCGGGTGACGGCGGCCTACGATCGCCTCTCGGAGTAG
- a CDS encoding HAD family hydrolase, protein MTDAIETVLFDLDGTLCEYRQDAAAVLESAFERAGVSPTFTASDYHARYGDYLEASTDVHDLRVRCFGDLAADAGHDREIGRRVAEAFAEVRDQRAVDLMPGAREVVAAVGADDRYRLGLVTNGDPGMQRQKLAAAGFDDAFETVVYAGYDTAAKPDAEPFEVALEALESAPSSAVYVGNSLSSDVAGARAAGVRSVWVPDDGTVPDRPEPKPDYVLESLSEFETLPWV, encoded by the coding sequence ATGACCGACGCGATCGAGACGGTGCTGTTCGACCTCGACGGGACGCTCTGTGAGTACCGACAGGACGCGGCAGCGGTCCTCGAGAGCGCCTTCGAGCGGGCCGGCGTCTCGCCGACGTTCACCGCGAGCGACTACCACGCCCGGTACGGTGACTACCTCGAGGCGAGCACCGACGTCCACGACCTCCGGGTGCGGTGTTTCGGCGACCTCGCCGCCGACGCGGGCCACGACCGGGAGATCGGCCGCCGCGTCGCCGAGGCGTTCGCCGAGGTTCGCGACCAGCGGGCCGTCGATCTCATGCCCGGCGCGCGCGAGGTCGTCGCCGCCGTCGGCGCGGACGACCGCTACCGGCTCGGACTCGTGACCAACGGCGACCCCGGCATGCAGCGCCAGAAACTCGCGGCGGCCGGCTTCGACGACGCCTTCGAGACGGTCGTCTACGCCGGCTACGACACCGCCGCCAAACCCGACGCGGAGCCGTTCGAGGTCGCCCTCGAGGCCCTCGAGTCGGCCCCCTCCAGTGCCGTCTACGTCGGGAACTCCCTCTCGAGCGACGTCGCCGGCGCCCGCGCGGCGGGCGTGCGGTCGGTGTGGGTTCCCGACGACGGGACCGTTCCGGACCGGCCGGAGCCGAAACCCGACTACGTCCTCGAGTCGCTTTCGGAGTTCGAGACGCTCCCCTGGGTCTGA
- a CDS encoding geranylgeranyl reductase family protein — protein MVTESHDVVVVGGGTAGCFAAATAAQEGLDVVLVERKTEEEGGHIACGDGIKGTSSFPDVIDRERLREESFTNQNIRRALFENPRTGETLDIPFQGETGAVVDRWTYGQVLLEETADAGVDIHYDTVVQDVIQPSGTVTGVTATREGRPLEYEADLVIDGAGALSLLQDKADFSGSYFDTNVDYSQFCSAYREVLEVDDPVEWDDALVFKPTEELGYLWYFPRSDTEINAGLGFQMNKPPMKLVEVLKADLERRPEFENARVKNKLGAALPTRRPYDSAVHDGYVAVGDAAGHVNPCTGGGIPGAAKAGHWAAKVGVEAISDGDVSEAALWEYNRRVQTDFGKRFAAMDLYNIFGGAHELDELVAVITALPGQQLVDAIGKKGTAEMGLGLKLKTLVKTVGHWDVLRELYRVQKAAAELKAVYDTYPDTPDYYEAWQKERDSVMDRVYDVTGAAPKY, from the coding sequence ATGGTTACAGAATCCCACGACGTGGTGGTCGTCGGCGGCGGGACTGCCGGGTGTTTCGCCGCGGCGACCGCCGCACAGGAGGGTCTCGACGTCGTGCTCGTCGAACGCAAGACCGAGGAAGAGGGCGGTCACATCGCCTGCGGCGACGGGATCAAGGGAACGAGTTCGTTCCCCGACGTGATCGACCGCGAGCGCCTCCGAGAGGAGTCGTTCACCAACCAGAACATCCGGCGGGCGCTGTTCGAGAATCCCCGAACCGGCGAGACGCTCGACATTCCGTTCCAGGGCGAGACCGGCGCCGTCGTCGACCGCTGGACGTACGGCCAGGTGCTGCTCGAGGAGACGGCCGACGCGGGCGTCGACATCCACTACGACACCGTCGTCCAGGACGTGATCCAGCCAAGCGGCACGGTCACCGGGGTGACGGCGACCCGCGAGGGCCGGCCCCTCGAGTACGAGGCGGACCTGGTCATCGATGGCGCCGGCGCGCTCTCGCTGCTCCAGGACAAGGCGGACTTCTCGGGGTCGTACTTCGACACCAACGTCGACTACTCGCAGTTCTGCTCGGCCTATCGCGAGGTGCTCGAGGTCGACGACCCCGTCGAGTGGGACGACGCGCTCGTGTTCAAACCGACCGAGGAGCTGGGCTACCTCTGGTACTTCCCGCGCAGCGACACCGAGATCAACGCCGGGCTGGGCTTTCAGATGAACAAGCCGCCGATGAAGCTCGTCGAGGTGCTGAAAGCCGACCTCGAGCGCCGGCCGGAGTTCGAGAACGCCCGCGTGAAGAACAAACTCGGCGCGGCGCTGCCGACCCGCCGCCCGTACGACTCGGCGGTACACGACGGCTACGTGGCCGTCGGCGACGCGGCGGGCCACGTCAACCCCTGTACCGGCGGCGGCATTCCCGGCGCCGCGAAGGCGGGCCACTGGGCGGCGAAGGTGGGCGTCGAGGCGATCAGCGACGGCGACGTCAGCGAGGCGGCGCTGTGGGAGTACAACCGGCGGGTTCAGACGGACTTCGGAAAGCGCTTCGCGGCGATGGACCTCTACAACATCTTCGGCGGCGCCCACGAACTGGACGAACTCGTCGCCGTCATCACCGCGCTGCCGGGCCAGCAGCTCGTCGACGCCATCGGCAAGAAGGGGACCGCCGAGATGGGGCTGGGTCTGAAGCTGAAGACGCTCGTGAAGACGGTCGGCCACTGGGACGTCCTCCGGGAGCTCTACCGGGTCCAGAAGGCCGCCGCCGAACTCAAGGCGGTGTACGACACCTATCCCGACACGCCGGACTACTACGAGGCCTGGCAGAAAGAGCGCGATTCGGTCATGGATCGGGTGTACGACGTGACCGGCGCCGCGCCGAAGTACTAG
- a CDS encoding DUF7503 family protein — translation MSDRNTSLRSYLAEHPRLMGVLFTICLLLSQAGTVAAGNNGTVT, via the coding sequence ATGTCCGACAGAAACACCAGCTTACGGTCGTACCTCGCCGAGCACCCCCGTCTGATGGGCGTCCTGTTCACGATCTGCCTGCTGCTGTCCCAGGCGGGTACCGTCGCCGCCGGCAACAACGGAACGGTCACGTAA
- the mch gene encoding methenyltetrahydromethanopterin cyclohydrolase encodes MESLNRMAIELVDEALEYAEELNVGAYELENEATVLDFGLEFDGGIEAGLLLTEIQTAGLATPGRDLAEIGGAPIPHVELSTDQPALALLCSQKASWELATEDFEGLGSGPARALVAEETEFRTVGYTDAFDLTALAVETDREPTAAAAAQVADLAEVEPTGVFLLAFPTASVAGSVTNAARVAELATFRLTELGYDPLNIVSATGRAPVAPVAASEEAAIGRTNDAVAYGGTAHLVVREEFDAFESVPSTAADEHGRPLASVFDDLEWNFEEVPADLFGPAKVTIDVLGGPTYVYGETSEDVLVESFEL; translated from the coding sequence ATGGAGAGTCTCAACCGGATGGCGATCGAGCTGGTCGACGAGGCCCTCGAGTACGCCGAGGAGCTGAACGTCGGGGCGTACGAACTCGAGAACGAGGCGACGGTGCTGGACTTCGGCCTCGAGTTCGACGGCGGAATCGAGGCCGGCCTGTTGCTCACCGAGATCCAGACGGCCGGGTTGGCGACGCCGGGGCGCGACCTCGCGGAGATCGGCGGCGCGCCGATCCCCCACGTCGAGCTGTCGACCGACCAGCCGGCGCTCGCGCTGCTGTGTTCACAGAAGGCCAGCTGGGAGCTCGCGACAGAGGATTTCGAGGGGCTCGGGAGCGGTCCCGCCCGCGCACTCGTCGCCGAGGAGACGGAGTTCCGGACGGTGGGCTACACCGACGCCTTCGACCTGACGGCGCTCGCGGTCGAAACCGACCGCGAGCCGACGGCCGCCGCCGCCGCGCAGGTCGCCGACCTCGCGGAGGTCGAGCCGACCGGCGTCTTCCTCCTCGCGTTCCCGACCGCGAGCGTCGCCGGCAGCGTGACCAACGCCGCCCGCGTCGCCGAACTCGCCACGTTCCGGCTGACCGAACTCGGCTACGATCCGCTCAACATCGTGTCGGCGACCGGCCGCGCACCCGTCGCCCCGGTCGCCGCCAGCGAGGAGGCCGCGATCGGCCGGACCAACGACGCCGTCGCCTACGGCGGGACGGCCCACCTCGTGGTCCGCGAGGAGTTCGACGCCTTCGAGTCGGTTCCCTCGACGGCCGCCGACGAGCACGGCCGCCCCCTCGCCAGCGTGTTCGACGATCTCGAGTGGAACTTCGAGGAGGTTCCCGCGGACCTGTTCGGCCCCGCGAAAGTGACGATCGACGTCCTCGGCGGCCCCACCTACGTCTACGGCGAGACGAGCGAGGACGTCCTCGTCGAGTCGTTCGAGCTGTAA